The Macaca nemestrina isolate mMacNem1 chromosome 6, mMacNem.hap1, whole genome shotgun sequence genome window below encodes:
- the LOC105483952 gene encoding E3 ubiquitin-protein ligase TRIM52 isoform X3, with translation MAGYAPTPSPMQTLQEEAVCAICLDYFKDPVSISCGHNFCRGCVTQLWGKKDEEDQNEEEDEWEEEEDGEAVGAVDGWDGSIREVLYRGNADEELFQDREDGELWLGDSGITNWDNVDHMWDQEEEEEENQDYYIGGWRPDLRIDVYREEEILEAYDEDEDEELYPDIHPPPSSPLPGQFTCPQCRKSFTRRSFRPNLQLANMVQIICQMCPTPCRGNRSNDQGMCFKHQEALKLFCEVDKEAICVVCRESRSHKQHSVVPLEEVVQEYQA, from the exons ATGGCTGGTTATGCCCCTACTCCCAGCCCCATGCAGACCCTTCAGGAGGAAGCGGTGTGTGCCATCTGCTTGGATTACTTCAAGGACCCCGTGTCCATCAGCTGTGGGCACAACTTCTGCCGAGGGTGTGTGACCCAGCTGTGGGGTAAGAAGGACGAGGAGGACCAGAACGAGGAGGAAGATgaatgggaggaggaggaggacggcGAAGCGGTGGGGGCCGTGGATGGATGGGACGGCTCCATTCGAGAGGTGTTGTATCGAGGGAATGCTGACGAAGAGTTGTTCCAAGACCGAGAGGACGGTGAACTCTGGCTCGGTGACAGTGGTATAACTAATTGGGACAACGTAGACCATATGTGGGaccaggaggaagaagaggaggaaaatcaGGACTATTACATAGGAGGCTGGAGACCTGACCTGAGAATTGATGTCTACCGAGAAGAAGAAATACTGGAAGCATACGATGAGGACGAAGATGAAGAGCTGTATCCTGACATCCACCCGCCTCCTTCCTCGCCCCTTCCAGGGCAGTTCACCTGCCCCCAGTGCCGAAAGAGCTTCACACGTCGCAGCTTTCGTCCCAACTtgcagctggccaacatggtccaGATAATTTGCCAGATGTGCCCCACTCCTTGTCGGGGGAACCGGAGTAATGATCAGGGCATGTGCTTCAAACATCAGGAAGCCCTGAAACTCTTCTGTGAGGTGGACAAAGAGGCCATCTGTGTGGTGTGCCGAGAATCCAGGAGCCACAAACAGCACAGCGTGGTGCCTTTGGAGGAGGTGGTTCAGGAGTACCAG GCATAA
- the LOC105483952 gene encoding E3 ubiquitin-protein ligase TRIM52 isoform X1, with protein MAGYAPTPSPMQTLQEEAVCAICLDYFKDPVSISCGHNFCRGCVTQLWGKKDEEDQNEEEDEWEEEEDGEAVGAVDGWDGSIREVLYRGNADEELFQDREDGELWLGDSGITNWDNVDHMWDQEEEEEENQDYYIGGWRPDLRIDVYREEEILEAYDEDEDEELYPDIHPPPSSPLPGQFTCPQCRKSFTRRSFRPNLQLANMVQIICQMCPTPCRGNRSNDQGMCFKHQEALKLFCEVDKEAICVVCRESRSHKQHSVVPLEEVVQEYQEIKLETALWWEYFR; from the exons ATGGCTGGTTATGCCCCTACTCCCAGCCCCATGCAGACCCTTCAGGAGGAAGCGGTGTGTGCCATCTGCTTGGATTACTTCAAGGACCCCGTGTCCATCAGCTGTGGGCACAACTTCTGCCGAGGGTGTGTGACCCAGCTGTGGGGTAAGAAGGACGAGGAGGACCAGAACGAGGAGGAAGATgaatgggaggaggaggaggacggcGAAGCGGTGGGGGCCGTGGATGGATGGGACGGCTCCATTCGAGAGGTGTTGTATCGAGGGAATGCTGACGAAGAGTTGTTCCAAGACCGAGAGGACGGTGAACTCTGGCTCGGTGACAGTGGTATAACTAATTGGGACAACGTAGACCATATGTGGGaccaggaggaagaagaggaggaaaatcaGGACTATTACATAGGAGGCTGGAGACCTGACCTGAGAATTGATGTCTACCGAGAAGAAGAAATACTGGAAGCATACGATGAGGACGAAGATGAAGAGCTGTATCCTGACATCCACCCGCCTCCTTCCTCGCCCCTTCCAGGGCAGTTCACCTGCCCCCAGTGCCGAAAGAGCTTCACACGTCGCAGCTTTCGTCCCAACTtgcagctggccaacatggtccaGATAATTTGCCAGATGTGCCCCACTCCTTGTCGGGGGAACCGGAGTAATGATCAGGGCATGTGCTTCAAACATCAGGAAGCCCTGAAACTCTTCTGTGAGGTGGACAAAGAGGCCATCTGTGTGGTGTGCCGAGAATCCAGGAGCCACAAACAGCACAGCGTGGTGCCTTTGGAGGAGGTGGTTCAGGAGTACCAG GAAATAAAGTTGGAAACAGCTCTTTGGTGGGAATACTTCAGATAG
- the LOC105483952 gene encoding E3 ubiquitin-protein ligase TRIM52 isoform X2 gives MAGYAPTPSPMQTLQEEAVCAICLDYFKDPVSISCGHNFCRGCVTQLWGKKDEEDQNEEEDEWEEEEDGEAVGAVDGWDGSIREVLYRGNADEELFQDREDGELWLGDSGITNWDNVDHMWDQEEEEEENQDYYIGGWRPDLRIDVYREEEILEAYDEDEDEELYPDIHPPPSSPLPGQFTCPQCRKSFTRRSFRPNLQLANMVQIICQMCPTPCRGNRSNDQGMCFKHQEALKLFCEVDKEAICVVCRESRSHKQHSVVPLEEVVQEYQFVHPMS, from the exons ATGGCTGGTTATGCCCCTACTCCCAGCCCCATGCAGACCCTTCAGGAGGAAGCGGTGTGTGCCATCTGCTTGGATTACTTCAAGGACCCCGTGTCCATCAGCTGTGGGCACAACTTCTGCCGAGGGTGTGTGACCCAGCTGTGGGGTAAGAAGGACGAGGAGGACCAGAACGAGGAGGAAGATgaatgggaggaggaggaggacggcGAAGCGGTGGGGGCCGTGGATGGATGGGACGGCTCCATTCGAGAGGTGTTGTATCGAGGGAATGCTGACGAAGAGTTGTTCCAAGACCGAGAGGACGGTGAACTCTGGCTCGGTGACAGTGGTATAACTAATTGGGACAACGTAGACCATATGTGGGaccaggaggaagaagaggaggaaaatcaGGACTATTACATAGGAGGCTGGAGACCTGACCTGAGAATTGATGTCTACCGAGAAGAAGAAATACTGGAAGCATACGATGAGGACGAAGATGAAGAGCTGTATCCTGACATCCACCCGCCTCCTTCCTCGCCCCTTCCAGGGCAGTTCACCTGCCCCCAGTGCCGAAAGAGCTTCACACGTCGCAGCTTTCGTCCCAACTtgcagctggccaacatggtccaGATAATTTGCCAGATGTGCCCCACTCCTTGTCGGGGGAACCGGAGTAATGATCAGGGCATGTGCTTCAAACATCAGGAAGCCCTGAAACTCTTCTGTGAGGTGGACAAAGAGGCCATCTGTGTGGTGTGCCGAGAATCCAGGAGCCACAAACAGCACAGCGTGGTGCCTTTGGAGGAGGTGGTTCAGGAGTACCAG TTTGTCCATCCCATGAGTTAG